In a genomic window of Nodosilinea sp. E11:
- the secE gene encoding preprotein translocase subunit SecE — MVKKDAAVESKGKSAAAQSTAEEGFSVVAFLQGTKEELGKVVWPSRQQLISESAAVILMVSLSATLIYLVDRLFGWVSGQVF; from the coding sequence GTGGTTAAAAAAGACGCCGCAGTAGAGTCCAAAGGTAAGTCAGCAGCAGCTCAGTCTACCGCTGAGGAAGGCTTTAGCGTCGTTGCCTTTCTCCAGGGCACCAAAGAGGAGCTAGGCAAAGTGGTTTGGCCGAGTCGGCAGCAGCTCATCAGTGAGTCTGCCGCCGTCATTCTTATGGTTAGCCTTTCCGCAACGCTGATCTATCTTGTTGACCGTCTGTTTGGGTGGGTTTCGGGGCAAGTATTCTAA
- the nusG gene encoding transcription termination/antitermination protein NusG, with translation MALTSEDFNYDDDASLDDALDAELETESSESSATSEADGADAEAAKFYQRKARWYAVQVASGCEKRVKLNLEQRIGTLDVVNRIFQVEIPQTPAVKLRKDGSRQNIDEKVFPGYVLVRMFMDDEAWSVVKNTPHVINFVGAEQRRAYGRGRGHVKPMPLGMSEVKRIFKRTEEQKPIVKVDMSPGDKITVLSGPFKDFEGEVVEVSPERSKLKALLSIFGRDTPVELEFNQVEKES, from the coding sequence ATGGCGCTTACATCAGAAGACTTTAATTATGACGACGATGCTTCCCTTGATGATGCTTTAGACGCCGAGCTAGAGACCGAGTCATCGGAATCATCGGCGACCTCTGAAGCCGATGGGGCTGACGCGGAGGCGGCCAAATTTTATCAACGTAAAGCTCGTTGGTATGCTGTTCAGGTAGCCTCTGGCTGTGAAAAGCGCGTCAAACTCAATCTTGAACAGCGCATTGGCACACTCGATGTAGTCAATCGTATTTTTCAGGTCGAGATTCCCCAAACTCCAGCGGTTAAGCTTCGCAAAGATGGCAGTCGACAAAATATTGACGAAAAAGTTTTCCCTGGCTATGTGCTGGTGCGCATGTTCATGGATGATGAGGCCTGGTCGGTAGTCAAAAATACTCCCCACGTAATCAACTTCGTTGGGGCCGAGCAGCGTCGCGCCTACGGTCGTGGTCGCGGCCACGTCAAGCCAATGCCGCTCGGGATGAGTGAAGTCAAGCGCATCTTTAAGCGCACCGAAGAGCAAAAGCCCATCGTCAAAGTCGATATGTCTCCTGGAGATAAAATCACCGTGCTCTCAGGTCCTTTTAAAGACTTTGAGGGCGAAGTGGTAGAAGTCAGCCCTGAACGCAGTAAGCTCAAGGCTTTGCTGTCTATTTTTGGGCGTGACACCCCAGTAGAACTGGAATTTAACCAAGTGGAAAAAGAGAGTTAA
- the rplK gene encoding 50S ribosomal protein L11, protein MAKKVVALIKLAIPAGKANPAPPIGPALGQHGVNIMAFCKEYNARTQDKVGLVVPVEISVFEDRSFTFILKTPPASVLIKKAAGIERGSGEPRTKKVGSITRAQLKEIAETKMPDLNANDIDAAMNIVEGTARNMGVTVAD, encoded by the coding sequence ATGGCCAAGAAAGTCGTAGCGTTAATTAAGCTGGCAATTCCTGCTGGAAAGGCAAACCCAGCTCCCCCAATTGGTCCCGCTCTGGGTCAGCATGGGGTCAACATCATGGCGTTTTGCAAAGAATACAACGCCCGCACCCAAGACAAGGTTGGCCTAGTAGTACCGGTTGAAATTTCGGTCTTTGAAGATCGTAGTTTTACCTTTATCCTCAAGACCCCGCCGGCTTCGGTGTTGATTAAGAAAGCGGCTGGTATTGAACGTGGTTCTGGTGAACCTCGTACTAAGAAGGTTGGCTCTATTACCCGAGCTCAGCTCAAAGAGATTGCCGAAACCAAAATGCCTGACCTCAACGCCAACGATATTGATGCTGCCATGAATATCGTTGAAGGTACTGCCCGCAACATGGGTGTTACCGTTGCTGACTAG
- the rplA gene encoding 50S ribosomal protein L1 has product MAKVSKRLREAQAKIEDRLYEPMEALELLKETATAKFIESAEAHIRLGIDPKYTDQQLRTTVILPKGTGQTIRVAVIAKGEKVAEATAAGADLAGSEELIDEIQKGMMDFDVLIATPDVMPQVAKLGRQLGPRGLMPSPKGGTVTFDLPQAISEFKAGKLEFRADKTGIVHVMFGKTSFTAEDLLVNLKALQETIDRNRPSGAKGRYWRTVALASTMGPSIRLDVNSLRDLKLGDIA; this is encoded by the coding sequence ATGGCTAAAGTATCCAAGCGCCTGCGCGAAGCCCAGGCCAAGATAGAAGATCGGCTCTACGAACCGATGGAAGCTTTAGAGCTGCTCAAAGAAACGGCCACGGCTAAGTTTATTGAGTCAGCCGAAGCACACATTCGCCTCGGCATTGATCCCAAGTATACCGACCAGCAATTGCGTACCACGGTGATCTTGCCCAAAGGTACCGGGCAGACAATTCGAGTCGCGGTCATTGCCAAAGGTGAAAAAGTGGCTGAGGCTACAGCAGCGGGTGCCGACCTAGCTGGCTCTGAAGAGCTGATTGACGAAATCCAAAAAGGCATGATGGATTTTGACGTGCTGATTGCCACCCCTGACGTTATGCCGCAGGTGGCTAAGCTGGGTCGTCAATTAGGCCCCCGTGGTCTAATGCCTTCTCCCAAGGGCGGCACCGTTACATTCGATCTGCCTCAGGCCATTAGCGAATTCAAAGCAGGTAAGCTTGAGTTTCGCGCCGACAAAACAGGCATCGTCCATGTTATGTTTGGCAAGACAAGTTTTACTGCCGAAGACTTACTGGTCAATCTCAAGGCTCTCCAAGAGACCATTGATCGTAATCGTCCTTCCGGTGCCAAAGGCCGTTATTGGCGCACGGTGGCTCTTGCCTCTACCATGGGCCCATCCATCCGCCTTGACGTTAACTCTCTGCGTGACCTAAAACTGGGCGATATCGCCTAG
- the rplJ gene encoding 50S ribosomal protein L10 — protein MGRTLANKKELVTEIQALLEEAQLAFVIDYKGLTVAEISNLRNRLRPKGAVCKIAKNTLMRIAVDGNDDWQPITEFLKDSSAFVLVKEDFGGAIKEYQAFQKDTKKTVLRGGVMEGQALNEDQIKAITELPTKEELMARLAGAMKAMPTRVAVGVNAVPTKLAVGIKEVPASLNRAIKAVSEKDAA, from the coding sequence ATGGGGAGAACCCTAGCAAATAAGAAAGAGCTGGTAACCGAAATTCAGGCTCTGTTAGAAGAAGCTCAGCTAGCCTTTGTGATTGACTACAAAGGGCTAACCGTGGCTGAAATTAGCAACCTGCGAAATCGGCTGCGTCCCAAGGGCGCTGTGTGCAAGATTGCCAAAAACACGCTGATGCGGATCGCTGTCGATGGCAACGACGACTGGCAGCCTATCACCGAGTTCCTCAAGGATTCTTCAGCCTTTGTGCTGGTTAAAGAAGACTTTGGCGGGGCAATTAAGGAGTACCAGGCGTTCCAAAAAGACACCAAAAAAACCGTTTTACGGGGCGGTGTCATGGAAGGTCAGGCCCTTAATGAAGACCAGATCAAGGCCATCACCGAACTACCTACCAAAGAAGAGCTTATGGCTCGTCTGGCCGGGGCGATGAAGGCGATGCCGACTCGGGTGGCTGTGGGCGTCAATGCGGTGCCAACCAAGCTGGCCGTCGGTATCAAAGAGGTACCTGCCTCGCTCAACCGCGCCATCAAGGCAGTGTCCGAAAAAGATGCGGCTTAG
- the rplL gene encoding 50S ribosomal protein L7/L12: protein MSAKTDEILEQLKSLSLLEASELVKQIEEAFGVDASASAGGGMMMMAPGMMGGGAAAAAEPEEEKTEFDVVLEDVPADKKIAILKVVRGLTGLGLKEAKEMVEAAPKAIKEAVTKDDAEDAKKQLEEAGAKVTVK from the coding sequence ATGTCTGCTAAAACTGATGAAATTCTCGAACAGTTAAAATCTCTGTCCCTGCTAGAAGCTTCTGAGCTAGTCAAGCAAATTGAAGAGGCCTTTGGCGTCGATGCTTCTGCCTCTGCTGGCGGCGGTATGATGATGATGGCCCCCGGTATGATGGGTGGCGGTGCTGCCGCTGCTGCTGAGCCCGAAGAAGAAAAGACCGAATTTGACGTCGTGCTCGAAGATGTGCCCGCCGACAAGAAGATCGCCATTCTGAAAGTGGTGCGTGGTTTGACCGGCTTGGGTCTGAAAGAAGCCAAGGAAATGGTTGAAGCTGCTCCCAAGGCGATCAAAGAAGCGGTCACCAAAGACGATGCTGAAGACGCTAAAAAACAGCTTGAAGAAGCTGGGGCTAAAGTTACTGTCAAGTAA
- the rfbB gene encoding dTDP-glucose 4,6-dehydratase yields the protein MITSGQKSNRSQEPRSPRKILITGGAGFIGSNFVHHWHETYLSDRIVVLDALTYAGNLNNLKDLNGSSQFRFVQGDICDRPLLDQILAEESIDTIAHFAAESHVDRSILGPDAFVRTNVVGTFTLLESFRQHWLGRGKPKDDRFLHVSTDEVYGSLSENDLAFSETTPYAPNSPYSASKAGSDHLVRSYFHTYGMPTLITNCSNNYGPYHFPEKLVPLTCINILMGKPLPIYGDGQNIRDWLYVGDHCKAIDCVIHCAPPGETYNIGGNNEVKNIDLVAMLCDLMDELAIDLPVHPARQLITFVKDRPGHDHRYAIDATKIRTELGWTPSVTVDEGLRHTVQWYLTHPEWWQPLLSPAYQDYYKTVYA from the coding sequence ATGATTACCTCAGGGCAGAAATCAAACCGATCTCAAGAACCTAGATCCCCTAGAAAAATATTGATTACAGGGGGTGCTGGGTTTATAGGTTCTAATTTCGTTCACCATTGGCATGAGACGTATCTGAGCGATCGTATCGTCGTACTCGATGCTTTAACCTATGCAGGAAATCTTAACAACCTCAAGGATTTAAACGGTTCTTCACAATTTCGGTTTGTACAGGGAGATATTTGCGATCGCCCTTTACTTGATCAGATTCTGGCAGAAGAATCAATTGATACTATTGCCCACTTCGCAGCAGAGTCTCATGTCGATCGCTCAATCTTAGGCCCAGATGCTTTTGTACGCACTAATGTTGTGGGTACGTTTACGTTGCTAGAGAGCTTTCGGCAACACTGGCTAGGCCGAGGAAAGCCTAAGGATGATCGTTTTCTACATGTATCGACTGATGAAGTTTACGGCAGTTTAAGCGAGAATGATTTGGCTTTTAGTGAGACAACTCCCTATGCTCCTAACAGCCCATATTCTGCATCAAAAGCGGGAAGTGACCATTTGGTGCGCTCATATTTTCATACCTATGGAATGCCTACACTGATCACAAACTGCTCCAATAATTACGGACCTTATCATTTTCCTGAAAAGCTAGTTCCACTCACATGCATTAATATTTTGATGGGTAAGCCTTTACCCATTTATGGAGATGGTCAAAATATCCGGGACTGGCTCTATGTTGGTGACCACTGCAAGGCTATTGATTGCGTTATACACTGCGCCCCGCCGGGAGAAACTTATAATATTGGAGGAAATAACGAAGTTAAAAATATTGATTTAGTCGCTATGCTCTGCGATCTTATGGATGAATTGGCGATAGATTTGCCGGTTCACCCAGCTCGCCAACTCATTACATTTGTTAAAGATCGACCTGGGCATGATCATCGCTATGCAATTGATGCGACTAAAATCCGTACAGAATTAGGATGGACGCCTTCCGTGACAGTTGATGAGGGCTTACGTCATACTGTTCAGTGGTATCTTACTCACCCTGAATGGTGGCAGCCACTACTCTCCCCTGCTTATCAGGATTACTACAAAACGGTCTATGCTTAA
- a CDS encoding glucose-1-phosphate thymidylyltransferase, producing the protein MKAIILSGGKGTRLRPLTYTGAKQLVPVANKPILWYGIEDLVKAGITDIGIIISPETGAEVQAKTGDGERFGAHISYILQEKPAGLAHAVKVAQPFLGDAPFVMYLGDNLVQSDLNIFLDEFKTKQLDALTLLCNVPNPTAFGVAEVDQSGRVLRLVEKPKIPRSNLALVGIYLFNNSIHEAIANIQPSARGELEITDAIQYLINHGNQVEARQIQGWWLDTGKKDDLLEANRVILDTCLVAANHGEVDNQSQIIGRVRIGERSKIKNCTIRGPVVIGEDCDIENCFIGPYSSIADQVVILNADLEHSVLLQGAKVLNIQQRIVDSLIGQRAQIKEAPQRPRAVRLMIGDDSQVELA; encoded by the coding sequence ATGAAAGCGATTATTCTCTCAGGTGGCAAAGGAACGCGCCTCCGCCCATTGACTTATACAGGAGCAAAGCAACTTGTCCCTGTAGCCAACAAGCCAATTCTATGGTACGGAATTGAAGATTTAGTGAAAGCCGGCATCACAGACATTGGTATTATTATCAGTCCTGAAACTGGGGCTGAGGTTCAGGCCAAAACAGGTGATGGGGAACGCTTTGGAGCTCACATTTCCTACATTCTCCAGGAGAAGCCGGCTGGCCTAGCTCACGCTGTTAAGGTAGCTCAACCATTCTTGGGAGATGCTCCATTTGTCATGTATCTTGGAGACAATTTAGTTCAGAGTGATTTAAATATATTTCTGGATGAATTCAAAACCAAACAGTTAGACGCGCTTACTTTGCTATGCAATGTACCAAATCCTACCGCCTTTGGGGTGGCTGAGGTTGATCAGAGTGGACGAGTGTTGAGACTTGTCGAAAAGCCAAAAATTCCACGATCAAATTTAGCGCTTGTCGGCATCTATTTATTTAACAATAGCATTCATGAGGCGATCGCCAATATTCAACCCTCTGCACGGGGAGAGCTAGAAATCACTGATGCTATTCAGTACTTAATCAACCATGGAAACCAAGTCGAGGCTCGACAGATCCAAGGCTGGTGGCTTGACACGGGGAAAAAAGATGACCTTCTAGAAGCTAACCGCGTGATCCTTGATACTTGTCTTGTCGCTGCAAACCATGGCGAGGTTGATAACCAAAGTCAGATCATTGGGCGAGTTCGGATTGGGGAACGTTCTAAAATTAAGAACTGCACGATTCGAGGCCCGGTCGTTATTGGCGAGGATTGCGATATTGAGAACTGCTTTATTGGCCCCTATAGCAGTATTGCAGACCAGGTTGTGATATTAAACGCTGACTTAGAACACAGTGTCTTACTTCAAGGTGCTAAAGTTCTCAATATTCAGCAACGAATCGTAGATAGCCTAATTGGTCAACGCGCACAAATTAAAGAAGCACCCCAGCGACCAAGGGCAGTCAGGCTCATGATTGGTGATGATAGTCAGGTGGAGCTGGCTTGA
- the chrA gene encoding chromate efflux transporter — protein sequence MSQPPDLEPIAADSSSIELTARLKELAQLFLKLGAIGFGGPQAHIAMIHEEAVERRGWFTEEQFLEGVAICEMLPGPASTQAGIYTGYLRAGQLGALVSGLCFIAPAFLIVLVLSWAYFKFQGVPQIEHLFLGISPVVIAIIFGFCYRLSKKAIKDWQGIAIALTVLLLSLIFRVNILLLFLLAGLAGLVIYPPAAPPPAGPSPRASAWLAPLLPITQSLPNLLATVTADPLAVASFWGLDRIQTYVLPLTTFFLQTGAFIFGGGLVIIPLLETAVVDDFGWMTRSQFIDGVALGELTPGPVVITAAFVGYKVAGALGALVATVAIFTPSFLFIMFASPFLLKLRQNPWAKSFLKGVLPAVLGAIAAAAIPLAAAALVQDTVPRTVFAITVGIVALVALVHFRRPTWQLVPIGAIAGLVAGAVT from the coding sequence ATGAGTCAGCCGCCCGATCTAGAGCCTATTGCCGCAGACTCCTCCTCGATTGAATTGACGGCTCGCCTCAAAGAGTTGGCCCAGCTATTTCTCAAGCTCGGTGCGATTGGTTTTGGTGGCCCTCAAGCTCACATTGCCATGATCCACGAGGAGGCGGTGGAGCGGCGGGGCTGGTTTACCGAAGAGCAGTTTCTCGAAGGGGTGGCAATCTGCGAAATGCTGCCTGGCCCTGCCTCGACTCAAGCAGGCATCTACACCGGCTACTTGCGGGCCGGACAGCTCGGAGCGCTGGTGTCGGGGCTGTGTTTTATTGCCCCGGCGTTTTTAATTGTGCTGGTGCTGTCGTGGGCCTACTTTAAGTTTCAGGGGGTGCCCCAGATTGAACACCTGTTTTTGGGCATTTCGCCTGTGGTGATCGCCATTATCTTTGGCTTTTGCTACAGGTTGAGCAAAAAGGCCATTAAAGATTGGCAGGGAATAGCGATCGCCCTCACCGTCCTCCTGCTCTCCCTCATCTTCCGCGTCAACATTCTGCTGCTCTTTCTGCTAGCGGGTCTGGCCGGACTAGTTATCTATCCCCCCGCCGCCCCCCCTCCTGCCGGGCCGTCTCCCCGCGCCAGCGCCTGGCTTGCGCCGTTGCTACCCATCACCCAGAGCCTGCCCAATCTACTGGCCACCGTTACCGCCGACCCCCTGGCCGTAGCCAGCTTCTGGGGGCTAGACCGCATCCAAACCTACGTTCTGCCCCTGACAACGTTTTTTTTGCAGACCGGGGCCTTTATCTTCGGCGGCGGCCTGGTGATCATTCCCCTGCTCGAAACCGCCGTAGTCGATGACTTTGGCTGGATGACCCGCAGCCAGTTTATCGACGGCGTCGCCCTAGGTGAACTCACCCCTGGCCCAGTGGTGATTACGGCGGCCTTTGTGGGCTATAAGGTGGCAGGTGCCTTAGGTGCCTTGGTAGCGACTGTAGCAATTTTCACCCCATCATTTCTCTTCATCATGTTTGCCTCACCCTTTTTGCTGAAGCTAAGGCAAAACCCCTGGGCCAAAAGCTTTCTCAAGGGGGTGCTGCCTGCGGTGTTGGGGGCGATCGCAGCTGCCGCCATTCCCCTCGCCGCTGCGGCTCTGGTGCAAGACACTGTGCCCCGCACGGTTTTTGCCATCACCGTAGGCATCGTGGCCCTGGTGGCCCTAGTGCACTTTCGCCGCCCCACCTGGCAACTGGTACCGATTGGCGCGATCGCGGGGCTAGTTGCCGGAGCTGTAACCTAG
- a CDS encoding M15 family metallopeptidase: MKPYQAIPICDCGEPLVAIPGDRFALMQPHPYQALGAPYGDRSPYFLRVGVLTALVEAQAQLQRQRPGWRIQIFDAFRPLAVQQFMVEQAFLEQVQARGWTTAALTPEQRQEVMAAVVQFWAVPSADATTPPPHSTGAALDVTLMTETGAVVDMGSPIDEISPRSHPNHFVASSNLAEQGCHAHRTLLNQVMESAEFRRHPNEWWHFSLGDQLWAWQRRQETGSDKFLAHYGRASVDLWVQ; encoded by the coding sequence ATGAAACCCTATCAAGCGATTCCCATTTGCGACTGTGGCGAACCCCTAGTGGCCATTCCAGGCGATCGCTTTGCTCTAATGCAGCCCCATCCTTACCAAGCCTTAGGGGCACCCTACGGCGACCGATCGCCCTACTTTTTGCGAGTGGGGGTGCTGACTGCGTTAGTCGAAGCTCAAGCCCAGCTTCAACGGCAGCGCCCCGGCTGGCGTATTCAAATTTTTGACGCCTTTCGCCCTCTGGCAGTGCAGCAGTTCATGGTAGAACAGGCCTTTCTAGAGCAGGTGCAGGCCCGCGGCTGGACAACGGCAGCATTGACCCCCGAGCAGCGCCAGGAAGTCATGGCGGCGGTGGTGCAGTTTTGGGCGGTGCCCAGCGCCGATGCCACCACCCCACCCCCCCACAGCACCGGAGCGGCCCTAGACGTTACCCTGATGACCGAAACCGGAGCAGTGGTCGATATGGGGTCGCCCATTGATGAGATATCACCGCGATCGCACCCCAACCACTTTGTCGCCAGCTCTAACCTGGCTGAGCAAGGCTGCCATGCCCACCGCACCCTGCTCAACCAAGTGATGGAATCAGCTGAATTTCGCCGTCACCCCAACGAATGGTGGCATTTTTCCCTGGGCGATCAGCTCTGGGCTTGGCAACGGCGGCAGGAAACCGGTAGCGACAAGTTTTTGGCCCACTATGGGCGCGCCTCGGTAGACTTGTGGGTACAGTGA
- a CDS encoding FIST N-terminal domain-containing protein, translated as MSDIPQKPNPTMEWANAVSTCPSLEGAVKDVVAQLKGRLTAPPTLGLVFISSSFTSEFARLLPLLQDLLPLPVLVGCSGGGIVGMDAHSQPQELEDTPALSLTLAVLPGVAVRSFHLSADNLPDLDSPPMAWAELIGVAPEDNPQFILMADPFSSSVTDLLQGLDFAYPSGVKIGGLASVDGFNRHSGLFCDRTLHTEGIVGVALSGPVVLDAIVAQGCRPIGPVYQVEKAERNILLSLGRPEEGEAVRPPLELLQDLFETLSEAERKLAQSSLFIGIAQDSFKLSLDPGDFLIRTLLGVDPKMGAIAVGDRLRPGQRVQFHLRDAQTSALDLENLLQRYQQQTPVDTSPVGALMFSCMGRGAGLYDRANFDSGLFAQYLPGVPLGGFFCGGEIGPLGQTTFLHGFTSVFGICRQP; from the coding sequence ATGAGCGACATTCCCCAAAAACCCAACCCCACCATGGAGTGGGCCAACGCTGTGTCTACCTGCCCGTCGTTGGAAGGGGCAGTGAAAGACGTAGTAGCCCAACTTAAGGGTCGTTTGACGGCACCCCCTACCCTGGGTTTGGTGTTTATTTCATCGTCGTTTACGAGTGAGTTTGCCCGTCTGCTGCCTCTGCTACAGGACTTGCTGCCTTTGCCGGTTTTGGTGGGGTGTAGTGGCGGCGGCATTGTGGGGATGGACGCCCACAGTCAGCCCCAGGAACTGGAAGACACACCGGCACTGAGTCTGACCCTAGCGGTGCTGCCGGGGGTGGCGGTGCGGAGCTTCCATCTGTCGGCAGACAATTTGCCCGACCTAGATAGCCCCCCAATGGCCTGGGCGGAGTTGATCGGGGTGGCCCCAGAGGACAACCCGCAGTTTATTTTGATGGCCGACCCCTTTTCGTCGAGCGTGACGGATCTGCTGCAGGGGCTAGATTTCGCCTATCCCAGTGGGGTAAAGATTGGTGGTCTGGCGAGTGTCGACGGGTTCAATCGCCACAGCGGTCTATTTTGCGATCGCACGTTGCACACCGAAGGGATTGTGGGGGTTGCTCTCTCGGGGCCGGTGGTCTTAGATGCCATTGTGGCTCAGGGGTGCCGCCCGATTGGTCCGGTCTACCAGGTTGAGAAAGCTGAGCGCAACATTTTGCTATCCCTGGGTCGTCCTGAGGAGGGAGAGGCGGTGCGTCCCCCTCTGGAGCTATTGCAGGATCTATTCGAAACCCTGTCTGAGGCCGAGCGCAAGCTGGCCCAGAGTTCTCTCTTTATTGGCATAGCCCAGGACAGCTTCAAGCTTAGCCTCGACCCTGGCGACTTTTTGATTCGCACGCTGCTGGGAGTAGACCCCAAAATGGGGGCGATCGCCGTGGGCGATCGCCTGCGCCCAGGGCAACGGGTGCAGTTTCACTTGCGCGACGCTCAAACCTCGGCCCTTGACCTCGAAAACTTGCTGCAACGCTACCAGCAGCAAACCCCGGTGGACACCTCGCCGGTGGGGGCGCTGATGTTTTCTTGTATGGGGCGCGGCGCTGGCCTTTATGACCGGGCCAACTTTGACTCGGGTCTATTTGCCCAATACCTGCCGGGGGTGCCCTTGGGCGGCTTTTTCTGCGGAGGGGAGATTGGCCCTTTAGGACAGACCACGTTTCTGCACGGGTTTACCTCGGTGTTTGGCATTTGCCGACAGCCCTAG
- a CDS encoding Calvin cycle protein CP12, which yields MSENIKERIEKEIEDARAACDTSGSSSQECAAAWDAVEELQAEASHQREKGTDKTSLEAYCDSNPEADECRVYDT from the coding sequence ATGAGCGAGAACATCAAAGAGCGCATTGAGAAAGAAATCGAAGATGCCCGTGCGGCCTGTGATACTTCCGGCAGCAGCTCCCAAGAGTGTGCCGCCGCTTGGGATGCTGTAGAAGAGCTTCAAGCTGAGGCTTCACACCAGCGCGAGAAAGGCACCGACAAAACTTCATTAGAAGCCTACTGTGACAGCAATCCCGAGGCCGACGAGTGCCGGGTGTACGACACCTAA
- a CDS encoding Spx/MgsR family RNA polymerase-binding regulatory protein — protein MALTVYGIPTCSTCKKALQWLDSHAIAYDFVNTKEHPPSQATIAAWVAALGSKPMRNTSGQSYRALGDEKQTWSDLDWIEAFSQDAMLLKRPLFEKDGQAVLVGFRASEALLQTTLGS, from the coding sequence ATGGCTTTGACCGTTTACGGTATCCCCACCTGTAGCACCTGTAAGAAGGCCTTGCAATGGCTAGATAGCCATGCGATCGCCTACGACTTCGTCAATACCAAAGAGCATCCGCCCAGCCAGGCTACCATTGCTGCCTGGGTAGCGGCCCTGGGCAGCAAACCCATGCGTAACACGTCAGGGCAGTCGTACCGAGCCCTCGGAGACGAAAAACAAACTTGGAGCGATCTTGACTGGATTGAGGCCTTCAGCCAAGACGCCATGCTGCTGAAACGGCCTCTATTTGAGAAAGATGGTCAAGCTGTTTTGGTTGGCTTTCGAGCCTCTGAGGCTCTCTTGCAAACTACCCTAGGCAGTTAG
- a CDS encoding CsbD family protein: MSIEDRAKATAKDVEGKVQEGAGKVTGDREAQAKGKAKQAESDVRHGVEDAKDNVKRAID, from the coding sequence ATGTCTATTGAAGATAGAGCCAAAGCAACTGCCAAAGATGTAGAAGGCAAAGTTCAAGAAGGTGCCGGTAAGGTAACTGGCGATCGCGAAGCCCAGGCTAAAGGCAAAGCCAAGCAGGCTGAGTCTGATGTTCGCCACGGTGTAGAAGACGCAAAAGACAACGTCAAGCGAGCCATTGACTAA